The genomic window TCGCCGCCGCCGTCACGCGCTCGTCGGCGTGGCAATGGAGGCACTTATCGTTCTCGAGGCGACGGCGCGGGAGCGCGGCCTGTTTCTCCGAGGCGGGGATGAGGTGCGAGTCGCCGTGGCAGTCCAGGCAATACGGTGTGCGCGCCTTCGGTCCGCGCGGCGCGCCCTTCCGCCCGGCCCCATGGGGGAAGCGTCCCGCGCTGCTCACCAGGTCGTCGTGGCAGGATGCGGTGCACTCGGCCAGGGCCACGGGGTCGTGGCGCGCGAGGCCCTTGAGCGCCGCGCCCACCTCCTCGTCGGGCTTCTCCACTGGCTCGTGCGGGTTGAAGTGGTAGCCCACGTGGCAGTCCCGGCAGGTGAGCTCGAAATGGGCCGACTTCGACACGGAGGCCGCGTTGAAGCGGGTCTGGAGGTGGCACGCGCGGCACCAGCGCGCGTCGTTCGCGCCTCCCTTGGCCTTCGCGTCGTCGCCCGCCTCGGGTCTGGCCGCCTTGGGGGCTGCGACCTTCTTCTCCCCCCCGGCGGCGCCGGCGCTTCCGGGAGAGGCCAGCATGGCGGCGGCGATCAGGACCTTCGATAGGGAGATGGCGACAGCTTCTGCGCGGCGCAGGCTCATGCCCCTACGCGGAGCAAGGCCCGTTCCACTTCTCGCAGGTGCGCGGCATTGCTCGACCGGCGTGCCGGGGTCTCATCGGCGGGGGGCGCGTCTGTCTGGTTTTCCCGACGCGCATCGAAGAGCCGGGTCCCGGCTAGCATCTTCGGCTCGGTTTTTTCGTGCGCCTCACCGTCGAGAAGAGGCCGCGTAGGGAGTGGCCGACGGGTGCGTAGGAGAACCGCTACAGCGCCTGTTGCGAGTTGCCGACAGCCCCCGTGGAGCGGTTCCGCGCGAGGCTACTTGCTCGGGCTTCTCGCCTTGTCGGCCGCCATCGACGTCCCCCAGCTCGCCACCGCGTCCACTCCATAGCCCACCACGGTACCGAGGAAGGCCCCGGCAACCAGGAAGAGGAAGCCCACCGCCGCGAGGCCGAGCAGCATCCCGCCCCCCGTCAGCACCCGCGCCAGGATCGAAGGCTCGGGGCCCGCGCCGACGATCAAGTGCGCCATCATCAGGCCCGCGTACCCGCCGAAGAGCAGGGCCGGCACGGCCCCCAGGAGGAGGAACGCCACCAGTCCGAGCCCGGAGCCAACGTACGTGCCCCACTTCGTAGCTGCATGTTCTTTTCCGACGCGCATGGCGAACCTCCTTCAGGTTTCCGACATCCGCAGTCGGCTACTGCAAGGCGAGAGCCAAACTCGACGGCGTGTGTCTCTCGCGGTTTGCGTCGCCGCGGATCGAGCGCGCTGTCTGCGTCTCCCGTCACGCGCGGTCATCCGTCGAGGATTCCTCGGGTTCGGGAATCCGGAAATGCCGACGCGTGTCGTGAGGCGCCGTCGGCCGCCCCGAGGCCGCCGCGCCCGCATCCCGACGACATCCCGAGGACCGCCAGGTGGCCCGCGGCGGCGAGTCGCACTATCCTGGAGGCAGTGCCTCGCGGCTCCGGGTTCATAGCCTTCACGCTTCTTCTCGGGACCAGTTCCGTCGGGTGCGATCGGCTGTTCCGTTTCGCGGCCTCAGGCGCTGACGGAGCGGTTCAGCCCCACGACGCGCGCGCCGAGCGGGGCATGGACGGCGCCTCGGACCTGTCGGTGGACGGGACAGCGTCCGACCGGGGACCGTTCGACGGTCCGCCCCCGGACGGGCCCCGAGGAGACGCGCGCGTTCTCGATCTGTTTCGGCCCGACGCCCCCCTCCGCGACGGTCCGCGGCCAGATTCTCTGCGCCCGGACGCCGTGGTGGCGGGGGACGCAGCCGGAGGGTGCATGCCCGATCAGCTGCGCTGCAACGGGACGTGCGTGCGGGCCACGAACTGCTCGAGCTGCTCGGGCGCTCCCCTGTACTGCCGGTTCAAGAACGAGTGCGTTTCCGCTTGCACGACCTGCTGGACGCCGACCACGGGCCAGCTCCCCATCGAGTGCTTCGCCTGCCGCGCCGGCGCGCGCAGCACGATGCCCGCCCTCGGAAGCTGCGAGGCCTACAGCTTCGCGGGCTATTGCCTGAGCGGGGACTACACGCAGGCCTATCCCGGGGGGACGGGGATGTACTGCGACTGCAGCGGGACGCAGGTGTCACGCTGTCCGGGGAGCCAGCACGTCTGTCGCAAGGCCTCGGGGACCGACTACTGCATCACCTGCGGCGAGGCGGGGATGAACACGCACGGCTTGCCGTGCAAGGGGGGCGGCACCTGCGATACCGCCAGCTCGCCCCCTCGCTGCCGGTGAGGCAGGCGGCCCTGGGTGATACCCGACGGTACGCTGGCCGACGCACCTGCCACCGCTGGGGTCCAGGGCGCGCTCGGGTGAGACCGGGCGGGCCGAGCCCGGAGAGGGCGAGCGACAACCCCCGGAGATCACGCGGCGCACCAACCGCTCGGGCAGTGGTACGGACCCTGCACTAGCAGCGCGCGTGCGTCCCGTCTGGCTTCCTCTGACCCTCCTCTTGAGCGGCCTGCTCTGGTCGGCCTCCGTCGAGGGACGGCGTCGGCCGCGGTTGGGCGAGGCGCTGGAGCACGTGCCGAGGATCGCTCAGCCGGTCGTACGTGCGGTCCTGACCGCGAAGCGCCAGGTTCTGCTCTCGTGGCGACGCGCCCGGGCCGGCACCGACGGCGACCGCCTGTTTCAGGCGGTGCTCGCCGACGTCGAGGCCCGCGTGCGGCTCGGGCAACGTTGCGTGATGGTCTGGGACATCGACAACACCCTGGTCGACACGCGCTATCGCACGCAGGCGGCGGCCCGGACCTTCGCCGCCCAGTGGCAGGGCAAGCGGCCCCCCGAGCTCGAGCGCCTGGCGTCGGTGAAGATCCGCGACGTGGGACGCGACGCCGCGGAGACGTGTCGGAACCTCGGGATCGTGGACCCGATCGTCGTGGAGCGCTTCGGAGCCCTGTGGGAGCGCTTCTTCTGGTACGGGGAGAACCTGCACTACGATCGGCGCATCGGGAAGACGGCGGACATGGCCTGGGCGGCCTGGTGGGCCGGCGCGGAGAACCGCTACCTCACGGGGCGCGTCGAGACGTTGCCGGATGGCAGTGAGGGGCTGCGGCTTCCCACGCTCCGGCAGCTCGTGCAGCAGGGACTACCCGACGCGCGTTCGGACCACCTCTTTCTCAAGCCGCGCTACGACGGCTACAGGACTCCGGAGTACAAGACCGGCCAGCTCTTCGACTGGGTGAAGGAGGGGCTACACGTCGCGAGCTTCACCACCGACGGCACGCGCGACATCTCCTACGCCCAGGCGCACGGGCCCCGCGTGGACTACTTCCGGTACGCGTTTCCTCTGGACGGCGAGCCCCACCCGCTCCGGCCGGGCACCCCGGTCATTCCGCACAAACGCCGGTTGTCAGGCCCCGTCGCGGGTGCCACCATCCGCCCATGAGCGGAGACCTCCCAGTTCGCGTCGGGGTGAGCGAGGCCGATCGCCAGCGCGTCACCGAGGTGCTCGCCCACCATTTTTCCGAGGACCGGCTCGAGCTGGAGGAGTACGAACGGCGCCTCGAGCTCGTGGAGCGGGCCGAGAGCGCGGAGGCGCTGAGCGTCCTCGTGGCCGACCTCGCCCCCGCGTCCAGGCAGGACGCGCTCGTCGCGTCCGGACCGGTGGTCGCGCTCGCGCGCCTCGAGGAGGTTCCTCCCGAGGCCTCCGTGGTGGCCGTCTTCTCGAACGTGACCCGCACCCGCGAGTGGACCCCTCCGCGAGCGCTCAAGGTCGTCTCCGTCTTCGGCAACACGGAGCTGGATTTCCGGCAGGCGCGGCTGGCCCCCGGCGTGACGTCGGTGCGGGTGAAGGCGGTCTTCGGGAACGTCCACCTCGTCGTGCCTCCGGGGGTGCGGGTCGAGCTCCACGGCACGGGGGTCTTCGGAAACTTCGAGGATAGCCGCGGCGGGTCGGGCGACGAGGCGAGTCCGTGCACCTTGCGCGTGACGGGCACGGCCGTGTTCGGCAACGCCGAGGTGGAGGAACGGCTTCCGGGCGAGTCGGGGTTTCAGGCCTGGAAGCGGCGCAGGCGCGAGCGGAAGGCGCTCTCCGCCGCGCGCACGCCGGGCTCGGAGCCGCGCCGCCTCGGTCCAGGGAACCAATAATCCCGCTGGCCTAGATCGCGACCGCGCACGCCAATCGACTTGACAGGGGAATCGGAACAACCGAGAGTAGCGCCCGCTTTGGAGATGCGCCGGCCCGACGGGCCGCCTGAGGAGTGAGTCATGGCCAAGAAGACCCCGCTTCAGCTCGTCAAGGAGCTGCACGGCACCAAGGACAAGCTGGTCGACAAGGTGGTCGCGCTGCTCGATCGCGGCGAGGAGTCCAAGGAGGACTTCACGAAGCGCCTGCTCGCCGCGCCGAACAGCAAGCTGCTGCGCCTGCACGACGGAGGCGCCGCGATTCAGAAGCGCTTCGGTGACAAGAGCAAGATGGTAGATGCGGTCCTTGCCCTGATGAATCGCGGCAAGGACAAGGACTACCGGGAGAAGCTCCTGGGTCTGACCAGCATCCGGCTGCTTGCGCTGCACGGCGAGTGGGAGCGCAAGACCGAGCGTGCGAAGCGGCCTCGGCGCTCGAGGGCGGCGGCCAAGGCGGTAGCGGCCAAGGCCGCGGCAGCCAAGGCGGCGGCAGCCAAGGCGGCGGCCAAGACGCCCGCTAAGTCGGGTGGCAAGCCCGGTGGCAAGTCGGGTGGCAAGTCGGCGCCGGCCAAGACGTCCGCGAAGAAGGGTGACTCCAAGAAGTCCTCGGGGAAGAAGAAGGTCGCCTAACATCGCCGCGCGGACCCACTCCGTAGGTTCTGGCAGCGAGGTCCATGAGAGAAGCCGAGCTCGACCAGGTAGTGCGTGCGGTGACCCGCATGGTCACCGAGCGCCTCGGACGCGCCGACGCCGAGGTAGTGGCGCTCGTGGCTCGTGAGGTCGCGGCCGCCGTCGCCGCCGACGCACGGGTCGGGGGCGCGACGAGCCCGAGCGGATCGGCGGGCGGCTCGACCGCGAGCGGCAGCGCCACGGACAACGGGGACGGCACGATGACCACGCCGCTCGGCGCGGTGCTCCCGCGCCCATCGGCCGCGTCGCTCTCGCTCTGCACGGGCTGCGTCGAGCAGAGCCGTCGCCGCAACCAGAATCGCGCCGTGGTGACCGCCACCGGCCGCAACCGGCGGGGCGTCATCGCCACGCTCACCGCGGCGATCGCCGAGAGCGGTGGAGACGTGGAGGACGTGAGCCAGACCATCGTCTCGGACTACTTCACGCTGATCATCCTCGTCGACACGGGGGCGCTCACGGTGCCGCTCTCCGGCTTCAAGGAGAAGCTCCAGCAGGCGGCCGCAGCGCTCGGAGTTCACGCCGTCGTGATGCACGAGGACGTCGTGCGGGCCCTCCAGCGGGTCTGATCGAGGCGACCGCACCCATGATCTGGCAACGCGAAGAGGTGGCCGAGATCCTCCGGATGATCGAGCACGAGCACCTCGACATCCGCACCGTCACGATGGGGATCTCGCTGCGCGGCGTGATCAAGGAGGAGATCTCCCGCACCTGCACCGCGCTGCGCGAGCGGGTCGAGCGCTGCGCCGAGCGGCTGGTCCCGACGATCCTGCAGGTACAGCAGGAGTTCGCGGTGCCGATCACCAACAAGCGCGTCTCGGTCACGCCGATCGCGCTCGTGGCCGAGGCGAGCGGGGCGTCGAGCTACGTCCCCGTGGCCGAGGCCATGGATCGCGCCGCCGCCGACGTGGGCGTGGACTACATCGGTGGTTTCTCCGCGCTCGTCGAGAAGGGGATGACCCCCGGGGACCGCGTGCTCCTCGATTCGATCCCCGAGGCGCTCGCCTCGACGAAGCGCGTCTGCTCGTCGATCAACGTGGCCACCACGCGCGCGGGGATCAACATGGACGCGATCCTCCTCATGGGGGAGCGCATCAAGCGACTCGCCGAGCTCACCGCCTCGGAGGGTGGCATCGGCAACGCCAAGCTCGTCACCTTCGCCAACATCCCCGAGGACAATCCGTTCATCGCCGGCGCGATGCACGGCATCGGCGAGCCCGAGGTGGTGCTCAACGTAGGCGTCTCCGGCCCCGGCGTCGTGCTCTCGGCGCTGCGACGCCTCTTCGCCGAGCAGCCCAACTGCGACCTCGGCACGATCGCCGAGACGGTCAAGCGCCAGTCCTTCAAGGTCACCCGCGCCGGCGAGCTCATCGGCCGCGAGGTGGCGCGTCGGCTCGGACCCCCCGCGCGCTTCGGCGTGGTGGACCTGAGCCTCGCACCCACGCCGGCCATCGGCGATTCCGTGGCGGAGATCCTCGAGTCGCTCGGGCTCGAGCGGACCGGAGCGCCGGGGAGCACGGCGGCGCTCGCGCTCATCACCGACGCGGTGAAGAAGGGGGGCGTGATGGCCTCCTCCTCGGTGGGCGGGCTCTCGGGGGCCTTCATCCCCGTGAGCGAGGACCACGGCATGATCGAGGCCGCGCGCCTCGGGGCGCTCACCCTCGAGAAGCTCGAGGCGATGACCGCGGTCTGCTCGGTGGGGCTGGACATGGTGGCCGTTCCCGGCGACATCCCGGCCGAGACGCTGAGCGCGATCATCGCCGACGAGATGGCGATCGGCGTGGTGAACAACAAGACCACCGCGGTGCGCATCCTGCCCATTCCCGGCAAGGTGGCCGGCGAGAGCTACGACTTCGGCGGGCTGCTCGGCACCGCGCAGGTGCAGGCGGTGAACCGCTTCAGCGGCGCCGCCTTCGTGCGCCACGGCGGGCGCATCCCCGCGCCGATCATCAGCCTGCGTAACTGAGGCGAGCCGGCGCGGCGAACGCACCCGCTGCTCTGCGAGAGGAGGAGTCCCATGGCGCGGGCCAAGCGACGAACGACCTCGCTCGAAGACCGCTATCTGACCCTCGGTGACCGCCACCAGCGGGACCCGCTGCTCTCGGTGCTCAAGGAGAGCCGTCAGTACGACGTCAAGGTGCGGTCGATCCACAAGCGCGAGCTAGTGGATCTGGAGGGGCACGAGCTCGCGGATTTCGCCTCGTGCAACTACATCAGCATGGACCAGGACGTGAAGGTCCTGCTCAAGGCCGGCGCGGCCGCGACGAAGAAGTTCGGCATCCACTCGGGGCGGGCGCGCCTGATGGGCACGCACAGCCTGATGGTGCACGTCGAGCAGAAGATCGCGCGCTTTCTGGGGGGCGAGGACGCTGTCTTCTTTCCTACCTCGACGCTCGCCAGCATCGGCATCATCCCAGCCCTGGCGCTCGAGGGAGACGCCATCTTCCTCGACAAGTCGGCCCACG from Deltaproteobacteria bacterium includes these protein-coding regions:
- a CDS encoding cytochrome c3 family protein yields the protein MSLRRAEAVAISLSKVLIAAAMLASPGSAGAAGGEKKVAAPKAARPEAGDDAKAKGGANDARWCRACHLQTRFNAASVSKSAHFELTCRDCHVGYHFNPHEPVEKPDEEVGAALKGLARHDPVALAECTASCHDDLVSSAGRFPHGAGRKGAPRGPKARTPYCLDCHGDSHLIPASEKQAALPRRRLENDKCLHCHADERVTAAAKVSREVLPSYEDSVHGRMLTLGSERAPGCVDCHGGHELVTKPEKMLARCRKCHAKATPKFAGLVTHKPLGPGHRPVSFYTQKFFGWLTFLTIAALGVHILLDLARALLGRLAGGRSEKE
- a CDS encoding DUF1707 domain-containing protein encodes the protein MSGDLPVRVGVSEADRQRVTEVLAHHFSEDRLELEEYERRLELVERAESAEALSVLVADLAPASRQDALVASGPVVALARLEEVPPEASVVAVFSNVTRTREWTPPRALKVVSVFGNTELDFRQARLAPGVTSVRVKAVFGNVHLVVPPGVRVELHGTGVFGNFEDSRGGSGDEASPCTLRVTGTAVFGNAEVEERLPGESGFQAWKRRRRERKALSAARTPGSEPRRLGPGNQ
- a CDS encoding PFL family protein; translated protein: MIWQREEVAEILRMIEHEHLDIRTVTMGISLRGVIKEEISRTCTALRERVERCAERLVPTILQVQQEFAVPITNKRVSVTPIALVAEASGASSYVPVAEAMDRAAADVGVDYIGGFSALVEKGMTPGDRVLLDSIPEALASTKRVCSSINVATTRAGINMDAILLMGERIKRLAELTASEGGIGNAKLVTFANIPEDNPFIAGAMHGIGEPEVVLNVGVSGPGVVLSALRRLFAEQPNCDLGTIAETVKRQSFKVTRAGELIGREVARRLGPPARFGVVDLSLAPTPAIGDSVAEILESLGLERTGAPGSTAALALITDAVKKGGVMASSSVGGLSGAFIPVSEDHGMIEAARLGALTLEKLEAMTAVCSVGLDMVAVPGDIPAETLSAIIADEMAIGVVNNKTTAVRILPIPGKVAGESYDFGGLLGTAQVQAVNRFSGAAFVRHGGRIPAPIISLRN